The following are from one region of the Anomaloglossus baeobatrachus isolate aAnoBae1 chromosome 1, aAnoBae1.hap1, whole genome shotgun sequence genome:
- the LOC142303080 gene encoding beta-1,3-galactosyltransferase 5-like, with translation MAMRRIWLLRVLLYVLAFTTILLSGRFLSTMDAGQFLLMFPRVSSKSGVDFSKLSLADLPEPACPSDLGLLILVTSHARHYASRSAIRKTWAQQTKGSICSWQVVFMVGNQVDRVLDWHIHKEHELHRDILMGNYMDSYRNLTLKVMHGINWAVERCQPAHILKTDDDCYINTQQLPAFLGEKKVNSRLYIGSVFPEGKRMVIRDPSSKWYVSHWDYEPDMYPPYASGIGYILSLDAARMILHRAKTTAPIPVEDAYVGILAGKAHITPLSSARFAKHNAKWSICNYRYLMVIHGLTAEEHETAHKKVLSTRTTCNHSMEVAHWK, from the coding sequence ATGGCTATGAGAAGAATTTGGCTTCTGAGGGTCCTGCTCTATGTGCTTGCCTTCACTACCATCCTGCTGTCGGGGAGATTTCTATCAACGATGGATGCTGGGCAGTTCCTTCTCATGTTTCCACGTGTGTCCAGCAAATCAGGAGTGGACTTCTCCAAACTGTCCCTGGCAGACCTTCCAGAGCCAGCATGCCCATCTGATTTAGGCCTCCTTATCCTGGTCACCTCACATGCTCGTCACTATGCCTCTAGGTCAGCTATCCGAAAAACTTGGGCTCAACAAACCAAAGGCTCTATATGTTCATGGCAGGTGGTCTTCATGGTGGGAAATCAAGTAGATAGGGTGCTAGATTGGCATATACACAAGGAGCATGAGCTTCACAGAGATATCCTCATGGGTAACTACATGGACAGCTACCGTAACCTTACCTTAAAAGTCATGCATGGCATAAACTGGGCAGTGGAGAGATGCCAACCGGCCCACATTCTGAAGACTGATGATGATTGCTACATAAACACACAGCAACTTCCAGCTTTTCTAGGAGAAAAAAAAGTCAACAGCCGACTGTACATTGGCTCAGTCTTCCCAGAAGGGAAGCGAATGGTTATACGGGATCCATCCAGCAAATGGTATGTTTCCCATTGGGACTATGAGCCTGACATGTACCCACCCTATGCCAGTGGGATTGGCTATATTTTGTCCTTAGATGCTGCTCGGATGATATTACATAGAGCCAAGACTACAGCACCAATACCTGTGGAGGACGCTTATGTTGGCATCTTAGCTGGCAAAGCTCACATCACACCTTTGTCAAGTGCCAGGTTTGCTAAACATAACGCCAAGTGGAGCATTTGTAACTATCGATACTTAATGGTGATCCATGGACTGACAGCAGAGGAGCATGAAACAGCACACAAGAAAGTCCTGAGCACAAGGACCACCTGCAACCACAGCATGGAGGTTGCACACTGGAAGTAA